A DNA window from Ralstonia solanacearum K60 contains the following coding sequences:
- a CDS encoding FAD-binding protein — translation MTALDGMSSGPTRFAPLFEPVQLGPVTAKNRFYQVPHCNGMNRVHPSSMARMRGIKAEGGWGSICTEQCDIHYSGCHPRELRLWDAQDIPILAKACDEIHRHGALAGIELAHNGFHVSNLETRAIPIAPSLAPTRGIAPVTARAMDKQDIQDVRRWHRTAALNARRAGFDIVYVYASHDMTLPAHFLSRRHNRRTDEYGGSLENRVRLLRELVMDTKEAVGDRCAVALRFGVDELMGSGGLSSEGEGRDVVEMLADLPDLWDVNLSPFGNDGQTSRFSDEGFQDRYIRFVKRVTGKPVVGVGRFTSPDHMLSLITSGALDLIGAARPSIADPFLPEKIRNGAFDDIRECIGCNLCVASDKLSVPLRCTQNPTIGEEWRRGWHPEVIPPKDTDDRVLVIGAGPAGLEAAVWLGRRGYETILADRARNFGGRAVAESCLPGLHAWRRVADWRLGQLRKDRHVLMLPDNDVSADIALETDSSLIVVATGAEWRKDGVGRTHAFPIPGLDALPVYSPDDIMAGRIPEGRVLVFDDDHYYMGGVVSEKLAAHGCAVDFVTPESLVSAFTVNTAEQPRIQKRLIECARGVHVSQRLSRVTSDGAVVSCVFSARETLIRTDAIVLVTSQVPRDRLYHDIQERLASRQERDAVPRVLRIGDCHAPGTIAAAVFAGHLLARTLDNALYDTPPFRRESVAMDWNQALDTPPPSRSLHHRAGARQASRVPDVIAQISSVVNEDV, via the coding sequence ATGACGGCGCTGGACGGCATGTCATCCGGGCCGACGCGGTTCGCCCCCCTGTTTGAACCGGTGCAACTGGGCCCGGTGACCGCGAAAAACCGCTTCTACCAGGTGCCGCATTGCAACGGCATGAACCGGGTCCACCCCAGTTCCATGGCCCGCATGCGCGGGATCAAGGCCGAAGGCGGATGGGGCTCCATCTGCACCGAGCAATGCGACATCCACTACTCCGGTTGCCACCCGCGCGAACTCCGGCTCTGGGACGCGCAGGACATCCCGATCCTGGCAAAAGCCTGCGACGAAATCCATCGGCACGGTGCGCTGGCGGGGATCGAACTGGCGCATAACGGCTTTCATGTGAGCAACCTGGAAACCCGCGCCATTCCCATCGCCCCGTCGCTGGCACCGACACGTGGCATCGCCCCCGTCACCGCCCGCGCGATGGACAAGCAGGACATTCAAGACGTGCGCCGCTGGCATCGCACTGCGGCGCTGAATGCCAGACGTGCCGGCTTCGATATCGTGTATGTCTACGCCAGCCACGATATGACGCTGCCCGCCCACTTTCTATCGCGGCGCCACAATCGGCGCACCGACGAATACGGGGGCAGCCTGGAAAACCGCGTGCGGCTGCTGCGCGAACTGGTCATGGATACGAAGGAGGCCGTGGGCGACCGCTGTGCCGTCGCCCTGCGCTTTGGTGTCGACGAGCTGATGGGCTCGGGTGGCCTGTCCTCGGAGGGTGAGGGGCGCGACGTGGTCGAAATGCTGGCGGACTTGCCGGATTTGTGGGACGTCAACCTCAGTCCGTTCGGCAATGACGGGCAAACCTCGCGTTTCAGCGACGAAGGGTTTCAGGATCGCTACATTCGCTTCGTCAAGCGCGTGACCGGCAAACCGGTGGTCGGCGTGGGGCGGTTTACGTCGCCCGACCACATGCTCTCCCTGATCACGTCCGGCGCACTGGATCTCATCGGAGCGGCCAGACCTTCGATCGCCGACCCGTTCCTGCCGGAGAAGATCAGGAACGGCGCGTTCGACGATATCCGCGAATGCATCGGCTGCAATCTCTGCGTGGCGTCGGACAAGCTGAGCGTTCCGCTGCGCTGCACGCAGAACCCGACCATAGGCGAAGAATGGCGCCGCGGCTGGCACCCGGAGGTCATTCCCCCCAAAGATACGGACGATCGGGTGCTGGTGATCGGTGCCGGGCCCGCCGGGCTCGAAGCGGCCGTCTGGCTTGGGCGGCGCGGATACGAGACGATTCTGGCGGACCGCGCGCGCAACTTCGGCGGTCGCGCAGTGGCCGAATCCTGTCTGCCGGGACTGCACGCTTGGCGCCGGGTGGCCGACTGGCGCCTGGGCCAGCTGCGCAAGGATCGGCATGTCCTGATGCTCCCCGACAACGACGTGAGCGCCGATATCGCACTGGAAACCGACAGCAGCCTGATCGTGGTCGCAACCGGTGCCGAATGGCGCAAGGATGGTGTGGGCCGCACCCATGCCTTTCCGATTCCCGGCCTGGATGCGCTCCCGGTGTACTCACCGGACGACATCATGGCCGGCAGGATTCCCGAAGGCCGCGTGCTGGTCTTCGACGACGATCACTATTACATGGGCGGGGTCGTCAGCGAAAAGCTGGCCGCGCATGGCTGCGCCGTGGACTTCGTCACGCCGGAAAGCCTGGTCTCCGCCTTCACGGTCAATACCGCCGAGCAGCCCCGCATCCAGAAGCGCCTGATCGAGTGCGCCAGGGGCGTGCATGTGTCGCAACGACTCAGCCGGGTGACCAGCGATGGCGCCGTCGTGTCATGCGTCTTTTCCGCGCGGGAGACCCTCATCCGCACCGATGCGATCGTGCTGGTGACGTCCCAGGTGCCGCGTGACCGCCTGTACCACGACATCCAGGAGCGACTCGCAAGCCGGCAGGAGCGCGATGCGGTGCCGCGTGTCTTGCGGATCGGAGATTGCCATGCGCCGGGAACCATTGCCGCCGCGGTCTTCGCCGGTCACCTGCTGGCCAGAACGCTCGACAACGCCCTCTATGACACGCCGCCGTTCCGCCGCGAGAGCGTTGCCATGGACTGGAACCAGGCACTGGACACACCGCCGCCGTCACGGAGCCTGCACCATCGTGCCGGCGCCCGGCAGGCCAGCCGGGTGCCCGACGTCATCGCGCAAATTTCGTCCGTGGTGAACGAAGATGTTTGA
- a CDS encoding YggS family pyridoxal phosphate-dependent enzyme encodes MGSHLEDNIGRITKAIQHAAIDSGRHANAVTLVAASKTVEPHHIQQAIDLGLTVFGENRVQEAVTKWPELRSRNAGIELHLIGPLQSNKVRQAVGLFDAIESVDRAKLARAIAEEAEKQGRAPAIYIQVNIGKEPQKSGVLPAEAPALIRECREVYQLNVQGLMCIPPAGLDPCAHFACLRSIAEDHGLRALSMGMSADYLQAIAQGATHVRVGSSIFGARAPLAQ; translated from the coding sequence ATGGGTAGCCATCTGGAAGACAACATCGGACGGATCACGAAGGCCATACAGCATGCCGCCATCGACAGCGGCCGGCACGCCAATGCGGTGACGCTCGTCGCCGCATCGAAAACGGTTGAACCCCATCACATTCAGCAGGCAATCGATTTGGGCCTGACGGTATTCGGCGAGAACCGGGTGCAGGAAGCGGTGACGAAATGGCCGGAGCTGCGCAGCCGGAACGCCGGGATCGAACTGCATCTGATCGGCCCGCTGCAATCGAACAAAGTCCGCCAGGCCGTCGGTCTCTTCGACGCGATTGAATCCGTGGACCGGGCCAAGCTGGCCAGGGCCATCGCGGAGGAAGCCGAAAAACAAGGGCGTGCCCCTGCCATCTACATTCAGGTGAACATCGGCAAGGAGCCCCAGAAAAGCGGCGTCCTGCCCGCCGAAGCCCCCGCCTTGATCCGGGAATGCCGCGAGGTCTATCAATTGAACGTACAAGGGTTGATGTGCATTCCGCCCGCGGGCCTCGACCCCTGCGCTCACTTCGCATGCCTGCGATCGATCGCCGAGGATCACGGGCTGCGCGCCCTGTCGATGGGGATGAGCGCGGATTACCTTCAAGCGATCGCGCAAGGCGCCACGCACGTGCGGGTCGGCAGTTCCATTTTCGGCGCGCGTGCGCCCCTTGCGCAATGA
- a CDS encoding B3/B4 domain-containing protein, translated as MTQNMYFYHSDAVWDRFPTLSALTLVLRGVRAASDAAVDIDATLSRVAVQLEQTPEGELPSIQAWRQAYSTMGLKPTQYRCAAEALLRRFRKDRDLPRFHPLIDTLNAESMRAAIPIAAFDCAHIVEGITVRPATGTERYRTFQGELEHPAEDEIVFADAAGEAHSRRWVFRQGATSVVSKASDTVLIVAEALHDSASEDLSALRESIGLRMKALGITIADEAMLTRSHRRFTFARDI; from the coding sequence ATGACCCAAAACATGTACTTCTACCATTCCGACGCCGTATGGGACCGATTCCCGACGCTCTCGGCCCTGACCCTGGTGCTACGCGGTGTTCGCGCCGCCAGCGACGCGGCGGTGGATATCGACGCGACCCTGAGCCGGGTTGCCGTGCAACTTGAGCAGACGCCCGAAGGCGAGTTGCCGTCCATCCAGGCCTGGCGCCAGGCGTACTCAACGATGGGGTTGAAGCCGACCCAGTATCGCTGCGCGGCGGAAGCGCTGCTGCGCCGGTTCCGCAAGGATCGCGACTTGCCGCGCTTTCATCCGCTGATCGATACGCTCAATGCGGAATCGATGCGTGCCGCGATCCCGATCGCCGCGTTCGACTGCGCCCACATCGTCGAAGGGATCACCGTGCGCCCCGCGACCGGCACCGAGCGCTACCGCACCTTCCAAGGCGAGCTCGAACATCCGGCGGAGGACGAAATCGTCTTCGCGGATGCAGCCGGCGAGGCCCACTCGCGCAGGTGGGTGTTTCGGCAGGGTGCGACCTCGGTGGTATCGAAGGCGTCCGACACCGTGCTGATCGTTGCCGAAGCACTGCACGACAGCGCTTCAGAGGATCTGTCGGCGCTGCGCGAATCGATTGGCCTGCGCATGAAAGCCCTGGGCATCACCATCGCCGACGAGGCGATGCTGACGCGTTCGCACCGACGCTTCACGTTCGCTCGCGACATCTGA
- a CDS encoding DMT family transporter, with the protein MSNRTIGYLFLSLAMMTVGSTVIASKLIAGSLPPFPATALRFAVALPFLFALVLLRGERWPSLSRRAWGLLILQAGAGSVGYTTLLISGLAYLPAADAGVVIGTLPAVSALFSVVVLGERPKLRLMVSVLLATIGVMAVAWTGSGSAPLMGVLFILGAVVCESAFILLNKRMPVPLPPLLQATAMTGLGLLVSLPFAVLDFPSTVPSSAAIAAVVWYALVPTVGGFLLWYAGAARVSGSEAATFTAVAPLTAVALAALFLHERIGATQAFGVVAVILAILTLTLSVPPLSRSLDSDLQ; encoded by the coding sequence ATGTCGAATCGCACGATCGGATATCTGTTCCTTTCACTCGCCATGATGACCGTCGGCTCGACAGTGATCGCCTCCAAGCTCATCGCCGGCAGCCTGCCGCCCTTTCCGGCGACCGCACTTCGTTTCGCCGTCGCATTGCCATTCCTGTTCGCGCTGGTCCTTCTTCGCGGCGAGCGCTGGCCGAGCCTGAGCCGCAGGGCATGGGGACTCCTGATTCTGCAGGCAGGCGCCGGCAGCGTCGGCTATACGACGCTGCTCATTTCGGGCCTGGCCTATCTGCCCGCGGCCGATGCCGGCGTCGTCATCGGCACCCTGCCGGCAGTCTCGGCGCTCTTCTCGGTCGTCGTCCTTGGCGAGCGGCCGAAGCTGCGGCTGATGGTGAGCGTGCTGCTGGCAACGATCGGCGTGATGGCGGTCGCCTGGACTGGCTCGGGCTCCGCGCCGCTGATGGGCGTGCTGTTCATCCTGGGCGCGGTCGTTTGCGAAAGCGCATTCATTCTGCTCAACAAGCGGATGCCCGTACCCTTGCCTCCGCTGCTTCAGGCCACGGCGATGACCGGCCTGGGCCTGCTGGTGTCCTTGCCTTTCGCGGTGCTCGATTTCCCCTCCACGGTGCCCTCGAGCGCAGCGATCGCGGCCGTCGTCTGGTATGCGCTCGTGCCGACGGTCGGTGGATTCCTCCTCTGGTATGCCGGCGCGGCCCGGGTCAGCGGCAGCGAAGCCGCCACCTTCACCGCGGTGGCTCCGCTGACCGCCGTCGCGCTTGCTGCGCTGTTCCTCCACGAACGGATCGGCGCAACGCAGGCATTCGGCGTGGTTGCCGTGATCCTCGCGATCCTGACGCTCACGCTCTCCGTCCCGCCCCTTTCCAGATCCCTCGACAGCGATCTGCAGTGA